Proteins from a single region of Papaver somniferum cultivar HN1 unplaced genomic scaffold, ASM357369v1 unplaced-scaffold_48, whole genome shotgun sequence:
- the LOC113342853 gene encoding metalloendoproteinase 2-MMP-like, translated as MEHRHSQVLSALSIEEIGKTNWGSNLPSILPNPTLSAEPFEFLQDLKGVHIGQTAPGLHNVKKYLKRFGYLNDVNPSAEHAYDDVFDDVLEYEIKTYQLNYGINATGSLHAETVRQMMMPRCGRADVVDSEPGKRKNDQDVLAASAPEKWSSSHLTYRFNSNSTILDKVDTETLKYAISQAFAKWEAVSNFKFTEETNEDVGADMVIGFHKGDLGDGSKFDGQMGVVAHAFPPNDGRFYFDAGDKWSTHPESDTMDLESVAAHEIGHLLGLEHIFEQNAIMYPVFQPGSTKRQVQVNDVKALRAIYGS; from the exons ATGGAACATCGG CACAGCCAGGTTCTCTCAGCCCTATCTATAGAGGAAATTGGTAAAACTAATTGGGGATCCAACCTTCCTT CCATTCTCCCAAACCCAACTCTATCTGCTGAGCCATTCGAGTTTCTTCAAGATCTCAAAGGAGTTCACATTGGTCAGACCGCACCAGGTTTGCATAATGTTAAGAAATATCTTAAAAGATTTGGATACTTGAATGATGTGAATCCTAGTGCTGAACATGCATACGATGACGTGTTTGATGACGTCTTAGAGTATGAAATCAAAACTTATCAACTCAATTATGGTATAAATGCCACCGGGAGTTTGCACGCCGAAACAGTGAGACAAATGATGATGCCTCGATGTGGTAGAGCAGACGTTGTCGACTCTGAACCCGGAAAGAGGAAGAATGACCAAGATGTACTTGCAGCTAGCGCCCCAGAAAAATGGTCGAGCTCTCACCTCACTTACCGATTTAACTCAAATAGTACAATCTTAGACAAAGTTGACACTGAAACCCTGAAATATGCTATTTCACAAGCTTTTGCGAAATGGGAAGCTGTGAGTAACTTCAAGTTCACTGAGGAGACCAATGAAGATGTGGGTGCTGACATGGTTATTGGGTTCCACAAAGGTGATCTTGGTGATGGATCTAAATTTGATGGTCAAATGGGAGTAGTCGCTCATGCATTTCCACCAAATGATGGAAGGTTTTACTTCGACGCAGGGGATAAATGGAGTACCCATCCAGAATCAGACACAATGGACTTAGAATCTGTTGCTGCACATGAAATTGGACATTTATTAGGACTAGAACATATTTTCGAACAAAACGCAATCATGTACCCGGTGTTCCAACCTGGAAGCACTAAGAGGCAAGTGCAGGTCAATGACGTTAAAGCCTTAAGAGCTATATACGGTTCCTGA